In the Paroedura picta isolate Pp20150507F chromosome 15, Ppicta_v3.0, whole genome shotgun sequence genome, one interval contains:
- the LOC143824685 gene encoding arylacetamide deacetylase-like 4 isoform X2 yields the protein MDLTFEDIPVRVYQPREAKSEGRRGVIYFHGGGWMFGSINSYDHVCRYIAKESDSVLVSVGYQLAPEQKYPSQFHDCLTATVHFLKRAEDYGVDPARVIISGDSVGGNFTASVCQALVGRADLAKPLAQILIYPGLQAIDFNLPSYQQNRAVPILYREHVICSALQYLNKDLSVLDRVMQGCHVPSDIKTRFGKWINSENIPQEFKARGFKPSEAASFLDDVYEVVKQALETTFSPLMAEDAILSQLPKTFIITCEYDVLRDDGILYKKRLEDNGVPVSWCHIEDGFHGVINFFDGFLSFPSGKKGVDSIVRFIRNL from the exons ATGGATTTAACCTTCGAGGACATCCCCGTGAGGGTTTATCAGCCCAGAGAAGCCAAatcagaaggaaggagaggggtcaTCTATTTCCACGGAGGAGGCTGGATGTTTGGAAGTATCA ATTCCTACGACCACGTTTGCCGGTACATCGCCAAAGAAAGCGACTCAGTGCTTGTATCTGTTGG GTATCAGCTAGCCCCCGAGCAAAAGTACCCGTCCCAGTTTCACGACTGCCTGACTGCCACTGTGCATTTCTTGAAGAGAGCCGAAGACTACGGCGTGGACCCGGCCCGCGTTATCATCAGCGGTGACAGCGTGGGAGGGAATTTCACCGCTTCCGTCTGCCAAGCTCTCGTGGGCCGGGCAGATCTGGCCAAGCCGCTGGCTCAGATTCTGATCTACCCCGGCCTGCAAGCCATCGACTTCAACCTGCCTTCCTACCAACAGAACCGAGCGGTGCCCATCCTGTACCGCGAGCACGTCATCTGCTCCGCCCTGCAGTACCTCAACAAGGATCTGTCCGTCTTAGACCGGGTCATGCAAGGCTGCCACGTCCCCAGCGACATCAAGACCCGGTTTGGGAAGTGGATCAACTCCGAGAACATCCCGCAAGAATTCAAGGCCCGGGGGTTCAAGCCGTCGGAAGCTGCCTCCTTCTTGGACGACGTCTACGAGGTGGTGAAGCAGGCCCTGGAGACGACCTTCTCTCCCCTGATGGCCGAAGACGCCATTCTTTCCCAGCTGCCCAAAACCTTTATTATAACATGCGAGTACGACGTTCTAAGGGACGACGGGATCCTGTACAAGAAACGGCTGGAGGATAACGGGGTGCCCGTCTCTTGGTGCCACATTGAGGACGGCTTCCACGGGGTGATCAACTTCTTCGACGGGTTTCTGTCGTTCCCTTCCGGCAAAAAGGGAGTCGACAGCATCGTCAGGTTTATAAGGAATTTATAA